The genomic window TTAGGATCGGACGATAAGGGGGTCAGCGGTCGGGAATTGAGGATGGCTTCGATTTCGATGGTGAACGTGTTGAATTGTTTGAACGTGAACAATTCTTCGCCCACCACTCGTTTGACGTGGTGTTTGAAAGATTTTACCGCGGCCTCCCATAATCCACCGAAATTAGGGGACAGTGCAGGTATAAAGTGCCACGTGGTTGACTTGTCAGCGAGGAAGCGCTGGACCTTCTCGCTGGTTTGTAACGTTTCTTGCAGCGCGGACATTTCATTGTTAGCGCCGACGAAATTGGTGCCGTTGTCCGAATAGATGTTTTTGCAGATACCCCTCCTTGCCATAAAGCGTTTTAGGGCCGCGATGAAGGCCTCGGTAGTCAAGTCTCCTACGACTTCAAGATGAACGGCCTTTGTCGCGAAGCAGATGAAAACGGCTACATAGATTTTAACGCGCTTGCGATTCCGgaattgtttctcttttacATGAAAGGGTCCGCAGTAATCGACGCCACAGTTCTCGAAGGGTCGACATTCGGAGACGCGCGCTGCCGGTAGAGTCCCCATCACGTAGGTGATGGCCGGTGGTTTGACACGCAGGCACCTGACACATTGACGGATAAtccgttttatttcgttttttccgCCGATGGGCCAATATTGCTGTCGGACATTGGCTAATGTTGTATTGACACCGGAATGGTAGCCCTCCAGATGGGCTTCACGTATGATTAGGTCGGTAACGTGTGAATTTCTTGGCAGCAACATCGGATGTTTTCGGTCGTATGATACTGCTGCGTTTTGGAGTCGGCCTCCGACGCGTAGGATTCCCTTGCTATCCAGGAAAGGGTGTAACGAGAGCAGACGGCTCTTGGCGTGTAAGATCGCCCCGGACTTGAGTTCGCGAATTTCGCGATCAAAGGCGGATGCTTGCGTGAGCATTACAATGCGTTCGTTTGCGCAGTTTATCTCCTCGGCGGTCGGCGTTCCTCCTCTTCGTGCACCCCTTTTGAATCGGAGGCAGTAGGCAATGATTCTTCGTAGTCTCTTGATATCGGAGTACCGATCGAGTATTTCGTGACTGCAGATTGCTGTGGTGGCGAAACAGGTTAATGAGCGGgtttcagaaaattcgattGTGGCGACGAATTTTGATTTAGGCCAGTCTGCGACGTTCTTGACAAGCCATTTCGGTCCATGGCGCCAGAGCGTGTCTTTCAAAAAGTCCGCTTGTGACTGTACCCGGGAGATCAGGTCCGCAGGATTGTTGGCTGAACTAACAT from Augochlora pura isolate Apur16 unplaced genomic scaffold, APUR_v2.2.1 APUR_unplaced_5432, whole genome shotgun sequence includes these protein-coding regions:
- the LOC144477945 gene encoding uncharacterized protein LOC144477945, which gives rise to MKTDITAWHHVSSANNPADLISRVQSQADFLKDTLWRHGPKWLVKNVADWPKSKFVATIEFSETRSLTCFATTAICSHEILDRYSDIKRLRRIIAYCLRFKRGARRGGTPTAEEINCANERIVMLTQASAFDREIRELKSGAILHAKSRLLSLHPFLDSKGILRVGGRLQNAAVSYDRKHPMLLPRNSHVTDLIIREAHLEGYHSGVNTTLANVRQQYWPIGGKNEIKRIIRQCVRCLRVKPPAITYVMGTLPAARVSECRPFENCGVDYCGPFHVKEKQFRNRKRVKIYVAVFICFATKAVHLEVVGDLTTEAFIAALKRFMARRGICKNIYSDNGTNFVGANNEMSALQETLQTSEKVQRFLADKSTTWHFIPALSPNFGGLWEAAVKSFKHHVKRVVGEELFTFKQFNTFTIEIEAILNSRPLTPLSSDPNDPSALTPAHFLIGTSMTSMPEVDFRDTPCNRLSNWQHIQKVKQDFWTRWHKEYIHQLNVRTKWTKGTHDIKEGSLIILKDDHLPPLQ